In Phragmitibacter flavus, one DNA window encodes the following:
- a CDS encoding glutaredoxin family protein has translation MSVRLFIKPGCPWCDEAIDWLDEHGVSYEKLDVTRDADAREEMLELTGQTKAPCIEVDDAVLADFGADELEEWWDKKGFP, from the coding sequence ATGAGTGTCCGACTTTTTATCAAACCTGGCTGTCCCTGGTGTGACGAAGCCATTGACTGGCTTGACGAACATGGTGTGAGTTATGAGAAGCTGGATGTGACGCGGGATGCGGACGCGCGTGAGGAGATGCTTGAGCTGACCGGCCAGACAAAGGCACCGTGCATTGAGGTGGATGATGCGGTGCTGGCGGATTTCGGCGCGGATGAATTGGAGGAGTGGTGGGACAAAAAAGGCTTCCCGTGA
- a CDS encoding DUF1501 domain-containing protein: MSLHDHSPSLEHHFLTRRQLLNRVGMGFGSLALGNLLAPNSAQAAPLNPLAVRSSQFAPKAKRVVHLFMNGGPSHVDTFDPKPMLTKHDGKMLPNLLKTERPTGAGLASPFKFQKYGKSGLEISELFTNVAQHSDDICVIRSMQADVPNHEPSLGLMNCGESRLHRPSLGSWVNYGLGSENQNLPGYIAMCPGGMPIRRTKNWQSAFLPSAYQGTYINTNHETVDKLVEFIKNPTLDRTQQRRQLDLLTELNEAHLAARQHDQQLEARVQSYELAYRMQVEASDAFDITKEPQWVHEMYGIKAGNDGAFARQCLIARRLLERGVRFLQLWTGDGQPWDDHDEILGHKPLAERTDKPIAALMTDLKMRGLFDETLIMWGGEFGRTPAVELPTPGSNAGKQRGRDHNHYGFTTWLAGGGVKGGHVHGATDEFGFAAVENPVHVRDLHATILALLGFDHSTFTYRYAGLDYRLTGVTDEAKVIRDIIA, translated from the coding sequence ATGTCTCTTCACGATCATTCGCCCAGCCTCGAACACCACTTCCTGACCCGTCGTCAGCTCCTTAACCGTGTCGGTATGGGTTTCGGCTCGCTCGCCCTCGGCAACCTGCTCGCACCCAACTCCGCCCAGGCCGCGCCGCTCAATCCGCTCGCCGTTCGCAGTTCCCAGTTCGCGCCCAAGGCAAAACGCGTCGTCCACCTCTTCATGAACGGTGGCCCCTCCCACGTCGACACCTTCGATCCCAAGCCCATGCTCACCAAGCATGACGGCAAAATGCTCCCCAATCTCCTCAAGACCGAACGCCCCACCGGCGCCGGTCTCGCCTCCCCCTTCAAATTCCAAAAATACGGAAAAAGCGGACTCGAAATCAGCGAACTCTTCACCAACGTCGCCCAGCATTCCGACGACATCTGCGTCATCCGCTCCATGCAGGCCGATGTCCCCAACCACGAGCCCTCCCTCGGCCTCATGAACTGCGGTGAATCCCGTCTCCACCGCCCCAGCCTCGGTTCCTGGGTCAACTACGGCCTCGGCAGCGAAAACCAAAACCTCCCCGGCTACATCGCGATGTGCCCCGGTGGCATGCCCATCCGACGCACCAAAAACTGGCAGTCCGCCTTCCTGCCCAGCGCCTACCAGGGCACCTACATCAACACCAATCACGAAACCGTCGACAAGCTCGTCGAGTTCATCAAAAACCCCACGCTCGACCGCACCCAGCAACGCCGACAGCTCGACCTCCTCACCGAACTCAACGAAGCCCACCTCGCCGCGCGCCAACACGATCAGCAGCTCGAAGCCCGGGTGCAAAGCTACGAACTCGCCTACCGCATGCAGGTCGAAGCCAGCGACGCCTTTGACATCACCAAGGAACCCCAGTGGGTCCACGAAATGTATGGCATCAAAGCCGGCAACGACGGTGCCTTCGCCCGCCAATGCCTCATCGCCCGCCGTCTCCTCGAACGCGGCGTCCGCTTCCTGCAACTCTGGACCGGCGACGGCCAGCCTTGGGATGACCACGACGAGATCCTCGGCCACAAACCACTCGCCGAACGCACCGACAAACCGATCGCGGCCCTGATGACCGACCTGAAAATGCGAGGTCTTTTCGACGAAACGCTCATCATGTGGGGCGGCGAATTCGGCCGCACTCCCGCTGTTGAACTTCCAACTCCCGGCAGCAACGCCGGCAAACAGCGCGGCCGCGACCACAACCACTACGGTTTCACCACCTGGCTCGCTGGCGGCGGAGTCAAAGGCGGTCATGTCCACGGAGCCACCGACGAATTCGGCTTTGCCGCCGTCGAAAATCCTGTTCACGTTCGCGACCTCCACGCCACCATCCTCGCCCTGCTCGGCTTCGACCATTCCACCTTCACCTACCGCTACGCCGGCCTCGACTACCGCCTCACCGGCGTCACCGACGAAGCCAAAGTCATTCGCGACATCATTGCCTAA
- a CDS encoding DoxX family protein, protein MPSNFDRYSPPRNESSLAASLGLFLLRFGAGFVLFYVEGWNFAIRVWQHLWHGAPWGFIDTIANASLPLPKILAVVMAVVIVLSSVSWMLGFVTRFASVILLPVMALAVLISNRTGISTPTAEAAALYFFIALCLLISGPGWCSLDALFKMRRGKKSIYV, encoded by the coding sequence ATGCCCAGCAACTTCGACCGCTATTCCCCCCCTCGCAACGAGTCCAGTCTCGCTGCCTCCCTCGGCCTCTTTCTCCTGCGCTTTGGTGCCGGATTTGTGCTCTTTTACGTCGAAGGCTGGAACTTCGCCATCCGCGTCTGGCAACATCTCTGGCACGGAGCCCCCTGGGGTTTTATCGACACCATCGCCAATGCAAGTCTGCCTCTTCCCAAAATCCTCGCGGTGGTCATGGCCGTCGTCATCGTCCTGAGCTCCGTCAGTTGGATGCTTGGCTTCGTCACCCGCTTTGCCTCGGTGATCCTCCTTCCCGTCATGGCCTTGGCGGTCCTCATCTCCAACCGCACCGGCATCAGCACCCCCACCGCCGAAGCCGCTGCCCTCTATTTTTTCATCGCCCTCTGCCTGCTGATCAGCGGTCCCGGCTGGTGCTCCCTCGACGCCCTGTTCAAGATGCGCCGCGGCAAAAAGTCCATTTATGTCTGA
- a CDS encoding rhodanese-like domain-containing protein, giving the protein MKTFLTTTLLLLLTLPVFAADPIAKTEITHVDPKAAAALIDEKKVTILDVRTDAEYKDGHLANAINHDFTEDDFKTQIDTLDKEKPYLIHCQSGARSAKSLKAFKALGFKHIYHLDGGISAWKDASLPVTK; this is encoded by the coding sequence ATGAAAACCTTCCTCACCACCACCCTTCTCCTCCTCCTCACCCTCCCGGTCTTCGCCGCCGACCCCATCGCCAAAACCGAAATCACCCACGTCGACCCCAAAGCCGCCGCCGCCCTCATCGACGAGAAAAAAGTCACCATCCTCGACGTTCGCACCGATGCCGAATACAAAGACGGCCACCTCGCCAACGCCATCAACCACGACTTCACCGAAGATGACTTCAAGACTCAAATCGACACCCTCGACAAAGAGAAACCTTACCTCATTCATTGTCAGTCCGGTGCCCGCAGCGCCAAGTCCCTCAAAGCTTTCAAGGCCCTCGGCTTCAAACACATCTATCACCTCGACGGCGGCATCAGCGCCTGGAAAGACGCCTCCCTACCCGTCACCAAATAA
- a CDS encoding four helix bundle protein translates to MKKRTKAFAVRIISMVDTLPKKMSADVIGRQVLRAATSVGANYRAAYRARSTDEFRAKLGIVEEEADESLFFGWNSLPSPAS, encoded by the coding sequence ATGAAAAAACGCACCAAGGCATTTGCGGTGCGCATCATCTCCATGGTTGACACCTTGCCCAAAAAGATGAGCGCCGACGTCATCGGTCGCCAAGTTCTTCGTGCAGCTACGTCAGTAGGTGCAAATTACCGGGCCGCCTACCGCGCCCGCAGCACCGATGAGTTCCGAGCCAAACTCGGCATCGTTGAAGAAGAAGCTGACGAATCCCTTTTTTTTGGATGGAACTCCTTACCGAGTCCGGCCTCGTAA
- the ruvC gene encoding crossover junction endodeoxyribonuclease RuvC gives MSEPKPERESLRILAVDPALRNTGYALLQRDGKTITSITYGVIQNPAKLLPSGCLVAIREKLNELIVEFRPTECAIESTIFVQSYRTAITLGAVRGAVLIAAAEHGLPIYDYAPREVKQAAVGKGAADKTQVAFMMRSILRLRETPPPDAADALAVGLAHLQASSAGLATNRDRQRA, from the coding sequence ATGTCTGAGCCCAAGCCTGAGCGTGAGTCCCTCCGCATCCTGGCGGTCGACCCGGCCTTGCGCAATACCGGCTACGCCCTCCTCCAGCGCGACGGCAAAACCATCACGTCCATCACCTATGGCGTGATCCAAAATCCCGCCAAACTCCTGCCCTCCGGCTGCCTCGTCGCCATCCGCGAAAAACTCAACGAGCTCATCGTCGAATTTCGCCCCACCGAGTGCGCCATCGAGTCCACCATCTTCGTCCAAAGCTATCGCACCGCCATCACCCTCGGTGCCGTGCGCGGAGCCGTTCTCATCGCCGCCGCCGAACACGGACTCCCCATCTACGACTACGCCCCCCGTGAGGTCAAACAAGCCGCCGTTGGCAAAGGCGCAGCCGACAAAACCCAGGTCGCCTTCATGATGCGCTCCATCCTGCGTCTTCGTGAAACCCCTCCCCCCGACGCCGCCGATGCCCTCGCCGTCGGACTCGCCCATCTCCAAGCCTCGTCCGCCGGCCTTGCCACCAACCGCGACCGCCAGAGAGCGTGA
- a CDS encoding D-2-hydroxyacid dehydrogenase: MNALKIFSDTLLAPQVLALLKEGVAPHEILLPDKPVTSVLAKADKDPSFGLADIAFGQPDLQSVYESEKLKWIQVSSAGFTRYDTAEFREFAKSRGLLVTNSSSVYAEACAQHVVAFMLAHARKLPMGLKSRVANGASEWNALRQQSAVLGPGQKVLILGYGSIAARVVELLKPFDMEVIAVRRQPRGDEEVKVVTLEAVGEELPLADHVINILPDNAESVNYFDASRFGRCKEGSVFYNIGRGTTVDQGALYAALKNGPLEAAWLDVTVPEPLPDEHPLWTLENCFITPHTAGGHRDEAGTLVRHFLGNFRRYLQGEPLKDRII; the protein is encoded by the coding sequence ATGAACGCTCTCAAGATTTTTTCCGACACGCTTTTGGCTCCGCAGGTTCTTGCCTTGTTGAAGGAGGGGGTGGCCCCGCATGAGATTTTGCTGCCGGACAAACCGGTGACGTCGGTGCTGGCGAAGGCGGACAAGGATCCGTCGTTTGGTCTGGCTGACATTGCGTTTGGCCAGCCGGATTTGCAGAGCGTGTATGAGTCGGAGAAGTTGAAGTGGATTCAAGTTAGCTCGGCGGGGTTCACGCGATATGACACGGCGGAATTTCGTGAGTTCGCGAAGTCGCGGGGGTTGTTGGTGACGAACAGTTCGTCAGTGTATGCGGAGGCTTGTGCGCAGCACGTCGTGGCGTTCATGCTGGCACATGCGCGGAAGCTGCCGATGGGATTGAAGTCCCGGGTGGCGAATGGAGCGTCGGAGTGGAATGCGTTGCGGCAGCAGTCGGCGGTGCTGGGGCCTGGACAGAAGGTGCTGATTTTGGGTTATGGTTCGATCGCGGCGCGGGTGGTGGAGCTGTTGAAGCCTTTCGATATGGAGGTGATTGCGGTGCGGCGTCAGCCACGGGGCGATGAGGAGGTGAAGGTGGTGACTTTGGAGGCGGTAGGGGAGGAGTTGCCGCTGGCGGATCACGTGATCAACATCCTGCCGGACAATGCGGAGTCGGTGAATTATTTTGATGCGTCGCGCTTTGGGCGCTGCAAGGAGGGGTCGGTTTTCTACAACATCGGGCGCGGCACGACGGTGGATCAGGGGGCGCTTTATGCAGCGCTGAAAAATGGTCCGTTGGAAGCGGCGTGGCTGGATGTGACGGTGCCTGAGCCGCTGCCCGATGAGCATCCTTTGTGGACTTTGGAAAATTGTTTCATCACGCCGCACACGGCGGGTGGGCATCGGGATGAGGCGGGCACTTTGGTGCGGCATTTCCTCGGCAACTTCCGGCGCTATTTGCAGGGGGAACCGTTGAAAGACCGGATCATTTAA
- the vccA gene encoding Verru_Chthon cassette protein A — MKHVDKTGLAGVGRDEMTIGNRERGVALVVVLSCLLLVSGLVLSFFMSVRTETVASRLAESGGRSRDLVDSATNVVMAQIRAATTSGAGVAWASQPGMIRTFGTAMGGPSNAPKAYYKLYSAEHMVWTPDAGPFSAAADVPANWHENPALFTDLNVPVMDLNGTRRFPIADAGAALSEGGTPAVKGFTLSGVPLAGAAATDNPLPMPVRWLYVLRDGKMTVPNEGSAGEARWTGGAAHAPTADNPIVGRVAFWTDDESTKVNINTAAGDVWAENLSGNDPVPGSFWDVPRINTTFEKERLARRQVGQFEYQRYPGHPATVYLSAVFPNLTREGISNVASRVQMGGSLGGTVIATEKVEVDADRLYASVDELVFDPLRGSQEGNGVTRVELERSAFFLTASSRAPETNLFNQPRISIWPLHAIDNEAHRTAFDRLIAFCARANGRDYSFKRADAYSPTADYELIERNRELYGYLQRLTSAAVPGFGGSFSAKYPEDRDQILTQIFDYVRSTNLFDDTLEPQNQNDPASWTFPTMGKQFTSARTRNSSNGRMGGLRGHGQVTPLSIPANDTMGFGRFNTLSEVGLHFICTADGSGQVDGDGEPLSPEDEAKLASNVMANRTLAGRVLEEDEMRVEVMFLMELFAAAQGWNALNQDFQIRVTGLDGLQVRGMGEVGFKSLGFPASATIHIDQQPFAHTRTIGGSNGFRVTLANRGVPLRVSAEGEIAKDSNSSTLANTYPFVSAPVTIKPGLERQMFLQYTGTEPIRVEIYAQKYGSIPAYSPGYVPDEAALVQTIRLDFQPSEVSGGALPSPTLVMAGHVEKNGENVEFTSTRENFWTFARTPALAGKAGRLAYITRPPNRTNRQNIGGLFRDTDTLRTLVPVHGDYRHVAARREVPLEVFVPHQYFTSSDQVAHSFTEGYQGHDLLFNSTREGKLASLSNSQNYHERFSPDVPFKTPFWGSDSGDWDHGTGITPDGAYINKPDEGHNAVGTVPYFANDWDHEASGPTFFSPNRQVMSAGMFGSLPTQIKAAKPVEERAWRTLLFRPDPSSGSFVHVGGQSPKDHLLLDLFWMPVVEPYAISEPFSTAGKINMNYQLMPFTYIERSTALRALLQSERVGAVPLTAVGGYKSGTGTNYRYQIEEEETLAQFEERFANNEIFRSASEICEVYLIPKGVPGKPGLKAVDMPLFWAEHALTGDNLRERPYATLYPRLTTKSNSYTVHYRVQVLQQASRSRGSSATEWAKWEDGRDSVQSEMRGSTTLERYVDPLDPSLPDFADPDTAPDENLDTSYRFRVINSKRFAP, encoded by the coding sequence ATGAAGCACGTTGATAAAACTGGATTGGCTGGAGTGGGTCGCGATGAGATGACCATCGGAAACCGGGAGAGGGGGGTGGCACTGGTGGTGGTGTTGAGCTGTCTGCTGCTGGTGAGTGGATTGGTGCTGTCTTTTTTTATGAGCGTGAGGACGGAGACGGTGGCCTCCCGGCTTGCAGAAAGTGGAGGACGCAGTCGGGATTTGGTGGATTCGGCAACCAATGTGGTGATGGCGCAAATTCGGGCGGCAACAACCAGCGGTGCAGGGGTGGCCTGGGCTTCACAGCCGGGGATGATTCGCACGTTTGGAACGGCGATGGGCGGACCTTCGAATGCGCCGAAAGCATATTACAAATTGTATTCGGCAGAGCACATGGTGTGGACGCCAGACGCGGGACCTTTCTCTGCGGCAGCCGATGTGCCAGCCAACTGGCATGAGAATCCGGCCTTGTTCACGGATCTGAATGTGCCGGTGATGGATCTGAATGGCACGCGGCGGTTTCCGATAGCGGATGCCGGGGCGGCGTTGTCTGAGGGAGGAACGCCTGCGGTGAAAGGTTTTACGTTGAGCGGTGTGCCGTTGGCTGGTGCGGCGGCGACTGACAATCCTTTGCCGATGCCGGTGCGTTGGTTGTATGTGTTGCGAGATGGGAAGATGACAGTGCCAAACGAGGGATCGGCAGGGGAGGCAAGGTGGACCGGTGGAGCAGCGCATGCACCGACCGCAGACAATCCGATTGTGGGGCGCGTGGCGTTTTGGACGGATGATGAATCGACCAAGGTGAACATCAATACGGCGGCGGGGGATGTGTGGGCGGAGAACCTTAGTGGCAATGATCCGGTGCCGGGATCGTTTTGGGATGTGCCGCGGATCAATACGACGTTTGAAAAAGAGCGGCTCGCCAGGCGGCAGGTGGGGCAGTTTGAGTATCAGCGATACCCAGGGCATCCTGCGACGGTGTATTTGAGTGCGGTGTTTCCGAATTTGACCCGGGAGGGAATCAGCAACGTAGCATCGAGGGTGCAGATGGGGGGATCGCTGGGAGGCACGGTGATCGCGACTGAGAAGGTGGAAGTAGATGCTGACCGTTTGTATGCGTCGGTGGATGAGCTGGTGTTTGATCCATTGAGAGGCTCGCAGGAAGGCAATGGGGTCACGAGGGTGGAGTTGGAAAGAAGTGCGTTCTTTTTGACTGCCAGCAGTCGTGCGCCGGAGACGAATTTGTTCAATCAACCGCGGATCTCGATCTGGCCGCTGCATGCGATTGATAATGAGGCTCACCGGACGGCATTTGATCGGTTGATTGCCTTTTGCGCACGTGCGAATGGGCGGGACTATTCGTTCAAGCGGGCGGATGCCTACAGTCCGACGGCGGACTATGAGTTGATTGAGCGGAACCGGGAACTTTATGGGTATTTGCAGCGGTTGACGAGCGCGGCGGTTCCGGGGTTTGGCGGGAGTTTTTCGGCGAAATATCCGGAGGATCGGGATCAGATTTTGACGCAGATCTTTGACTATGTTCGCAGCACCAATTTGTTTGATGACACGCTGGAGCCGCAGAATCAGAATGATCCTGCATCGTGGACGTTTCCAACGATGGGCAAACAGTTCACCAGTGCGCGGACGAGGAATTCGAGCAATGGCCGGATGGGAGGACTTCGTGGTCACGGTCAGGTGACGCCGCTTTCGATTCCTGCCAATGACACGATGGGGTTTGGGCGTTTCAACACCCTTTCGGAAGTGGGATTGCATTTCATCTGCACGGCGGATGGCAGCGGTCAGGTGGATGGTGATGGTGAACCCTTAAGTCCGGAAGATGAGGCGAAGCTGGCCAGCAATGTGATGGCCAACCGGACCCTGGCGGGCAGGGTGCTGGAGGAGGACGAGATGCGGGTGGAAGTGATGTTCTTGATGGAGCTTTTTGCTGCGGCGCAGGGGTGGAATGCGCTGAATCAGGATTTTCAGATTCGGGTCACCGGATTGGACGGTTTGCAGGTGAGAGGCATGGGCGAAGTGGGGTTCAAATCTTTGGGGTTTCCGGCGAGTGCGACGATTCACATTGATCAGCAGCCCTTTGCGCACACGAGGACGATCGGGGGTTCCAATGGATTCAGGGTAACGTTGGCGAATCGCGGGGTGCCGCTGCGGGTGTCTGCGGAGGGAGAGATTGCGAAGGATTCGAATTCATCAACATTGGCCAACACCTATCCGTTTGTGAGTGCGCCGGTGACGATCAAGCCCGGATTGGAAAGGCAGATGTTTCTGCAATACACCGGGACAGAACCGATTCGGGTGGAAATTTATGCACAAAAATACGGTTCCATTCCTGCTTATTCGCCAGGTTATGTGCCGGATGAAGCTGCCTTGGTGCAGACGATTCGTTTGGATTTTCAGCCCAGCGAGGTGAGCGGCGGAGCATTGCCATCGCCGACGTTGGTGATGGCCGGGCATGTGGAAAAGAATGGGGAGAATGTGGAATTCACTTCGACGAGGGAGAATTTTTGGACTTTTGCGAGAACGCCTGCGTTGGCTGGCAAGGCGGGCAGGCTGGCCTACATCACCCGTCCTCCGAACCGGACGAATCGTCAAAACATTGGCGGATTGTTTCGAGATACGGACACCTTGAGAACCTTGGTGCCGGTCCATGGCGACTATCGGCATGTGGCAGCGAGGAGGGAAGTTCCGCTGGAGGTGTTTGTGCCGCATCAGTATTTCACGTCTTCCGATCAGGTGGCGCATTCATTTACGGAGGGATATCAGGGGCATGATTTGCTGTTCAATTCGACGAGGGAGGGCAAGCTGGCGTCACTTTCCAACTCGCAGAACTATCATGAGCGGTTTTCTCCGGATGTGCCGTTCAAAACTCCGTTTTGGGGGAGTGATTCGGGAGACTGGGACCACGGCACGGGCATCACGCCGGATGGGGCCTACATCAACAAACCGGATGAAGGACACAACGCGGTGGGAACGGTGCCTTATTTTGCCAATGATTGGGATCATGAGGCGAGTGGACCGACGTTTTTTTCTCCGAATCGTCAGGTGATGTCGGCGGGGATGTTTGGGTCGTTGCCGACGCAGATCAAGGCGGCCAAACCGGTCGAGGAGCGGGCCTGGAGGACGTTGTTGTTCCGACCTGATCCTTCATCGGGCAGTTTTGTGCATGTCGGTGGTCAGTCACCGAAGGATCACCTGTTGCTGGACTTGTTCTGGATGCCGGTGGTGGAGCCGTATGCGATCAGCGAGCCGTTTTCGACAGCGGGCAAGATCAACATGAACTATCAACTGATGCCGTTCACCTATATTGAGCGTAGCACGGCCTTGCGGGCATTGTTGCAGAGTGAAAGGGTGGGGGCGGTGCCGTTGACGGCGGTGGGAGGATACAAGTCAGGGACGGGCACGAATTATCGTTATCAAATCGAAGAAGAAGAAACGCTCGCGCAGTTTGAAGAGAGGTTTGCGAACAATGAGATCTTCAGGTCCGCGAGTGAGATCTGCGAGGTGTATCTGATCCCAAAAGGTGTGCCAGGAAAGCCCGGTTTGAAGGCAGTCGACATGCCATTGTTTTGGGCGGAACATGCCCTGACCGGAGATAATTTACGGGAGAGACCGTATGCGACCTTGTATCCACGTTTAACGACGAAGTCGAACAGCTACACCGTGCATTACCGGGTGCAGGTGCTTCAACAGGCTTCGCGCAGCCGGGGAAGCAGCGCCACGGAGTGGGCGAAATGGGAGGATGGACGGGATTCGGTGCAGTCGGAAATGCGTGGGTCGACGACCCTGGAGCGTTATGTGGATCCATTGGACCCAAGTCTGCCGGACTTCGCCGATCCTGATACGGCACCCGATGAAAACCTGGATACGAGTTATCGATTCCGGGTGATCAACAGCAAGCGTTTTGCGCCGTGA
- a CDS encoding zinc-binding alcohol dehydrogenase family protein, giving the protein MKAVGYRRSLPVSDPDCLLDVTLPDPVAKGRDLLVQVKAVSVNPVDAKQRKRAEPAEGEIAVLGYDAAGVVVAVGDEVTLFKPGDEVWYAGSIARPGTNSELHVVDERIAGRKPKSLDFAHAAALPLTTITAWELLFDRLRIPKDREDHGQSLLIVGAAGGVGSILTQLARRLTGLKVIGTASREETQAWVKELGAHEVIDHRKPLSQELKRVGIDSVTHVAGLTHTDQHIGEIVESLAPFGNLALIDDPAVFDVKLLKRKALSLHWELMFTRSLFQTADMVRQHEMLNEAADLVDAGVLRTTFGEHLGEINAANLKRAHELIESNTAKGKMVLEFR; this is encoded by the coding sequence ATGAAAGCTGTTGGATATCGTCGTTCGTTACCGGTGAGTGATCCGGATTGCCTGTTGGATGTGACCTTGCCTGATCCGGTGGCGAAGGGACGGGATTTGCTGGTGCAGGTGAAGGCGGTGTCGGTGAATCCGGTGGATGCGAAGCAGCGCAAACGGGCGGAGCCGGCGGAGGGCGAGATCGCGGTGTTGGGTTATGATGCGGCGGGCGTGGTGGTGGCGGTGGGGGATGAGGTGACGCTTTTTAAACCGGGGGATGAAGTTTGGTATGCGGGCAGCATCGCGCGGCCGGGGACGAATTCGGAGCTGCATGTGGTGGATGAGCGGATTGCGGGCAGGAAGCCGAAGTCGTTGGATTTTGCCCATGCGGCGGCGTTGCCTTTAACGACGATCACGGCTTGGGAGCTGTTGTTTGACCGGTTGCGGATTCCGAAAGATCGAGAGGATCATGGGCAGTCGCTTTTGATTGTCGGAGCGGCGGGTGGGGTGGGTTCGATTTTGACGCAACTGGCGCGGCGGTTGACGGGGTTGAAGGTGATTGGCACGGCTTCGCGGGAGGAGACACAGGCGTGGGTGAAGGAGCTGGGGGCGCATGAGGTGATTGATCATCGCAAGCCGTTGTCGCAGGAACTGAAGCGGGTGGGCATCGATTCGGTGACGCATGTGGCGGGGTTGACTCACACGGATCAGCATATCGGGGAAATTGTGGAGTCGCTGGCGCCGTTTGGGAATCTGGCGTTGATCGATGATCCGGCGGTGTTTGATGTGAAGTTGCTGAAGCGCAAGGCGCTTTCGTTGCATTGGGAGCTGATGTTTACGCGGTCGTTGTTTCAGACGGCGGACATGGTGAGGCAGCATGAGATGCTGAATGAAGCGGCGGATTTGGTGGATGCGGGAGTTTTGCGCACGACGTTTGGGGAGCATCTGGGGGAGATCAATGCGGCGAACCTGAAGCGGGCGCATGAGTTGATCGAAAGCAACACGGCGAAGGGCAAGATGGTGCTGGAGTTCAGATAA